One part of the Salmo salar chromosome ssa28, Ssal_v3.1, whole genome shotgun sequence genome encodes these proteins:
- the calcoco2 gene encoding calcium-binding and coiled-coil domain-containing protein 2 isoform X1 — protein sequence MVYASCTCELRMESFETAANMGLSTNFSQVVFQEIPNSYVSNVALTCCYTLTAAIQPNPRDWVGIFKVGWSTTKDYHTFVWVEPSLDLIGLEPVRKQVLFTAYYLPKDDAAFYQFCYIDSNDQVRGASTPFCFKTPGEQSTDCSLENDLLVIITQEKVEQREREKEELVMELGQLKEQNETLRSALKEQQQEIDHLKMSNEELYQADGNTENKRENARKHEELTQNTKLMDDSHRGQEEQVEKSEREKEELTMELGQLKEQNETLTCALKEQQQEESKEELLQVVSKLERQQQNTRVHEELAQNAKSMDESQRGQETLTTICEKYEQALIKIKQLKKEREELKGKVEVQSVEIAQLSPRLKESEQESHKLKDHIQLLQVDLQSSEKEKEKLQDLKTENKALRRSLSEQEQQPLQMVDIDWKEQYQALLGQLEEAQTQLHKELQASNNTRKRAEQAERELEELKECMESTAMTSDQTKQKSSKLEMQLSELNEIIEEKENMAEIAKVEKEELSRENQDLKRDIERLRKEFDDVQAAAVPMQHPNPYGSSTDPTANKEQQQQEALADSLHFGNPYETPGTATNLEEELSLECRHCHESFPGITQDELELHEHSHRACPFCTLICDGMEQALYEDHVYSHEV from the exons ATGGTTTACGCAAGTTGCACCTGCG AACTCAGAATGGAGAGCTTCGAAACTGCAGCCAACATGGGATTGTCAACAAACTTTTCCCAGGTTGTGTTTCAGGAAATCCCAAACTCATATGTGTCAAATGTTGCCTTGACTTGCTGCTACACTCTGACAGCAGCCATCCAACCGAATCCCAGAGACTGGGTGGGGATATTCAAG GTGGGCTGGAGCACCACAAAGGATTATCACACATTTGTGTGGGTAGAACCATCATTGGATCTGATAGGACTGGAGCCAGTCAGAAAACAAGTGCTTTTTACTG CATACTACTTGCCGAAGGATGATGCAGCGTTCTATCAGTTCTGCTATATCGATAGCAATGACCAAGTGAGAGGAGCCAGCACCCCCTTCTGCTTTAAAACCCCAGGGGAACAAAGCACAGACTGCAGCCTTGAAAATGACCTCTTGGTTATCATAACTCAG GAAAAGGTAGAGCAgcgtgagagggagaaagaagagcTGGTCATGGAGTTGGGGcaactgaaagaacaaaatgagACTCTGAGAAGTGCTCTGAAAGAGCAACAGCAAGAGATTGATCACCTCAAG ATGTCAAATGAGGAACTATACCAGGCAGATGGTAACACGGAGAATAAGCGGGAGAATGCAAGAAAGCATGAAGAACTGACacagaacactaaactaatggaTGACTCACACAGAGGGCAGGAG GAACAGGTGGAAAaaagtgagagggagaaagaagagcTGACCATGGAGTTGGGGCAACTGAAAGAGCAAAATGAGACTCTGACATGTGCCCTAAAGGAGCAACAGCAAGAG GAGTCCAAAGAGGAACTGTTACAGGTAGTGAGCAAACTGGAGCGGCAGCAACAGAATACTAGAGTGCATGAAGAACTGGCACAGAATGCCAAATCAATGGATGAAtcacagagaggacaggag ACTCTGACAACTATTTGTGAGAAATATGAACAAGCGTTGATCAAGATAAAACAGCTGAAGAAGGAGCGAGAGGAGTTGAAAGGAAAGGTTGAGGTCCAAAGTGTGGAAATTGCACA GCTGAGCCCAAGGCTCAAAGAATCTGAGCAGGAGTCCCACAAACTGAAGGATCATATTCAGCTTCTACAG GTGGATCTCCAGAGCagtgagaaagagaaggagaagctACAGGACCTGAAGACTGAGAACAAGGCATTACGTAGAAGCCTGTCAGAGCAGGAGCAGCAGCCACTGCAGATGGTGGACATTGATTGGAAG GAGCAATACCAAGCCCTTCTGGGCCAGCTGGAGGAGGCTCAGACACAGTTGCACAAGGAGTTGCAGGCTTCCAACAATACCCGCAAACGTGCAGAGCAAGCAGAAAGGGAACTGGAGGAGCTCAAGGAATGCATGGAGAGCACGGCCATGACGTCTGATCAGACAAAGCAGAAGAGCAGCAAACTAGAG ATGCAACTTTCAGAGTTAAACGAAATCATTGAGGAGAAAGAAAACATGGCAGAGATTGCTAAAGTAGAGAAAGAGGAGTTGTCCAGAGAGAATCAG GATCTCAAAAGAGATATTGAAAGACTTCGCAAGGAATTTGATGACGTCCAGGCTGCTGCAGTGCCCATGCAGCATCCCAACCCTTATGGCTCTTCAACTGACCCTACCGCCAataaggagcagcagcagcaagagGCACTGGCTGACTCTCTCCACTTTGGGAACCCATATGAAACCCCAG GCACGGCTACAAACCTGGAGGAAGAG TTGTCCTTGGAGTGTCGTCACTGCCATGAGTCCTTCCCTGGCATCACCCAGGACGAGCTGGAGCTGCACGAGCACAGCCACAGAGCGTGCCCCTTCTGCACCCTCATCTGTGACGGAATGGAGCAGGCTTTATATGAAGACCACGTCTACAGCCACGAGGTGTAG
- the calcoco2 gene encoding calcium-binding and coiled-coil domain-containing protein 2 isoform X2 produces MESFETAANMGLSTNFSQVVFQEIPNSYVSNVALTCCYTLTAAIQPNPRDWVGIFKVGWSTTKDYHTFVWVEPSLDLIGLEPVRKQVLFTAYYLPKDDAAFYQFCYIDSNDQVRGASTPFCFKTPGEQSTDCSLENDLLVIITQEKVEQREREKEELVMELGQLKEQNETLRSALKEQQQEIDHLKMSNEELYQADGNTENKRENARKHEELTQNTKLMDDSHRGQEEQVEKSEREKEELTMELGQLKEQNETLTCALKEQQQEESKEELLQVVSKLERQQQNTRVHEELAQNAKSMDESQRGQETLTTICEKYEQALIKIKQLKKEREELKGKVEVQSVEIAQLSPRLKESEQESHKLKDHIQLLQVDLQSSEKEKEKLQDLKTENKALRRSLSEQEQQPLQMVDIDWKEQYQALLGQLEEAQTQLHKELQASNNTRKRAEQAERELEELKECMESTAMTSDQTKQKSSKLEMQLSELNEIIEEKENMAEIAKVEKEELSRENQDLKRDIERLRKEFDDVQAAAVPMQHPNPYGSSTDPTANKEQQQQEALADSLHFGNPYETPGTATNLEEELSLECRHCHESFPGITQDELELHEHSHRACPFCTLICDGMEQALYEDHVYSHEV; encoded by the exons ATGGAGAGCTTCGAAACTGCAGCCAACATGGGATTGTCAACAAACTTTTCCCAGGTTGTGTTTCAGGAAATCCCAAACTCATATGTGTCAAATGTTGCCTTGACTTGCTGCTACACTCTGACAGCAGCCATCCAACCGAATCCCAGAGACTGGGTGGGGATATTCAAG GTGGGCTGGAGCACCACAAAGGATTATCACACATTTGTGTGGGTAGAACCATCATTGGATCTGATAGGACTGGAGCCAGTCAGAAAACAAGTGCTTTTTACTG CATACTACTTGCCGAAGGATGATGCAGCGTTCTATCAGTTCTGCTATATCGATAGCAATGACCAAGTGAGAGGAGCCAGCACCCCCTTCTGCTTTAAAACCCCAGGGGAACAAAGCACAGACTGCAGCCTTGAAAATGACCTCTTGGTTATCATAACTCAG GAAAAGGTAGAGCAgcgtgagagggagaaagaagagcTGGTCATGGAGTTGGGGcaactgaaagaacaaaatgagACTCTGAGAAGTGCTCTGAAAGAGCAACAGCAAGAGATTGATCACCTCAAG ATGTCAAATGAGGAACTATACCAGGCAGATGGTAACACGGAGAATAAGCGGGAGAATGCAAGAAAGCATGAAGAACTGACacagaacactaaactaatggaTGACTCACACAGAGGGCAGGAG GAACAGGTGGAAAaaagtgagagggagaaagaagagcTGACCATGGAGTTGGGGCAACTGAAAGAGCAAAATGAGACTCTGACATGTGCCCTAAAGGAGCAACAGCAAGAG GAGTCCAAAGAGGAACTGTTACAGGTAGTGAGCAAACTGGAGCGGCAGCAACAGAATACTAGAGTGCATGAAGAACTGGCACAGAATGCCAAATCAATGGATGAAtcacagagaggacaggag ACTCTGACAACTATTTGTGAGAAATATGAACAAGCGTTGATCAAGATAAAACAGCTGAAGAAGGAGCGAGAGGAGTTGAAAGGAAAGGTTGAGGTCCAAAGTGTGGAAATTGCACA GCTGAGCCCAAGGCTCAAAGAATCTGAGCAGGAGTCCCACAAACTGAAGGATCATATTCAGCTTCTACAG GTGGATCTCCAGAGCagtgagaaagagaaggagaagctACAGGACCTGAAGACTGAGAACAAGGCATTACGTAGAAGCCTGTCAGAGCAGGAGCAGCAGCCACTGCAGATGGTGGACATTGATTGGAAG GAGCAATACCAAGCCCTTCTGGGCCAGCTGGAGGAGGCTCAGACACAGTTGCACAAGGAGTTGCAGGCTTCCAACAATACCCGCAAACGTGCAGAGCAAGCAGAAAGGGAACTGGAGGAGCTCAAGGAATGCATGGAGAGCACGGCCATGACGTCTGATCAGACAAAGCAGAAGAGCAGCAAACTAGAG ATGCAACTTTCAGAGTTAAACGAAATCATTGAGGAGAAAGAAAACATGGCAGAGATTGCTAAAGTAGAGAAAGAGGAGTTGTCCAGAGAGAATCAG GATCTCAAAAGAGATATTGAAAGACTTCGCAAGGAATTTGATGACGTCCAGGCTGCTGCAGTGCCCATGCAGCATCCCAACCCTTATGGCTCTTCAACTGACCCTACCGCCAataaggagcagcagcagcaagagGCACTGGCTGACTCTCTCCACTTTGGGAACCCATATGAAACCCCAG GCACGGCTACAAACCTGGAGGAAGAG TTGTCCTTGGAGTGTCGTCACTGCCATGAGTCCTTCCCTGGCATCACCCAGGACGAGCTGGAGCTGCACGAGCACAGCCACAGAGCGTGCCCCTTCTGCACCCTCATCTGTGACGGAATGGAGCAGGCTTTATATGAAGACCACGTCTACAGCCACGAGGTGTAG
- the calcoco2 gene encoding calcium-binding and coiled-coil domain-containing protein 2 isoform X4, which yields MELGQLKEQNETLRSALKEQQQEIDHLKMSNEELYQADGNTENKRENARKHEELTQNTKLMDDSHRGQEEQVEKSEREKEELTMELGQLKEQNETLTCALKEQQQEESKEELLQVVSKLERQQQNTRVHEELAQNAKSMDESQRGQETLTTICEKYEQALIKIKQLKKEREELKGKVEVQSVEIAQLSPRLKESEQESHKLKDHIQLLQVDLQSSEKEKEKLQDLKTENKALRRSLSEQEQQPLQMVDIDWKEQYQALLGQLEEAQTQLHKELQASNNTRKRAEQAERELEELKECMESTAMTSDQTKQKSSKLEMQLSELNEIIEEKENMAEIAKVEKEELSRENQDLKRDIERLRKEFDDVQAAAVPMQHPNPYGSSTDPTANKEQQQQEALADSLHFGNPYETPGTATNLEEELSLECRHCHESFPGITQDELELHEHSHRACPFCTLICDGMEQALYEDHVYSHEV from the exons ATGGAGTTGGGGcaactgaaagaacaaaatgagACTCTGAGAAGTGCTCTGAAAGAGCAACAGCAAGAGATTGATCACCTCAAG ATGTCAAATGAGGAACTATACCAGGCAGATGGTAACACGGAGAATAAGCGGGAGAATGCAAGAAAGCATGAAGAACTGACacagaacactaaactaatggaTGACTCACACAGAGGGCAGGAG GAACAGGTGGAAAaaagtgagagggagaaagaagagcTGACCATGGAGTTGGGGCAACTGAAAGAGCAAAATGAGACTCTGACATGTGCCCTAAAGGAGCAACAGCAAGAG GAGTCCAAAGAGGAACTGTTACAGGTAGTGAGCAAACTGGAGCGGCAGCAACAGAATACTAGAGTGCATGAAGAACTGGCACAGAATGCCAAATCAATGGATGAAtcacagagaggacaggag ACTCTGACAACTATTTGTGAGAAATATGAACAAGCGTTGATCAAGATAAAACAGCTGAAGAAGGAGCGAGAGGAGTTGAAAGGAAAGGTTGAGGTCCAAAGTGTGGAAATTGCACA GCTGAGCCCAAGGCTCAAAGAATCTGAGCAGGAGTCCCACAAACTGAAGGATCATATTCAGCTTCTACAG GTGGATCTCCAGAGCagtgagaaagagaaggagaagctACAGGACCTGAAGACTGAGAACAAGGCATTACGTAGAAGCCTGTCAGAGCAGGAGCAGCAGCCACTGCAGATGGTGGACATTGATTGGAAG GAGCAATACCAAGCCCTTCTGGGCCAGCTGGAGGAGGCTCAGACACAGTTGCACAAGGAGTTGCAGGCTTCCAACAATACCCGCAAACGTGCAGAGCAAGCAGAAAGGGAACTGGAGGAGCTCAAGGAATGCATGGAGAGCACGGCCATGACGTCTGATCAGACAAAGCAGAAGAGCAGCAAACTAGAG ATGCAACTTTCAGAGTTAAACGAAATCATTGAGGAGAAAGAAAACATGGCAGAGATTGCTAAAGTAGAGAAAGAGGAGTTGTCCAGAGAGAATCAG GATCTCAAAAGAGATATTGAAAGACTTCGCAAGGAATTTGATGACGTCCAGGCTGCTGCAGTGCCCATGCAGCATCCCAACCCTTATGGCTCTTCAACTGACCCTACCGCCAataaggagcagcagcagcaagagGCACTGGCTGACTCTCTCCACTTTGGGAACCCATATGAAACCCCAG GCACGGCTACAAACCTGGAGGAAGAG TTGTCCTTGGAGTGTCGTCACTGCCATGAGTCCTTCCCTGGCATCACCCAGGACGAGCTGGAGCTGCACGAGCACAGCCACAGAGCGTGCCCCTTCTGCACCCTCATCTGTGACGGAATGGAGCAGGCTTTATATGAAGACCACGTCTACAGCCACGAGGTGTAG
- the calcoco2 gene encoding calcium-binding and coiled-coil domain-containing protein 2 → MESFETAANMGLSTNFSQVVFQEIPNSYVSNVALTCCYTLTAAIQPNPRDWVGIFKVGWSTTKDYHTFVWVEPSLDLIGLEPVRKQVLFTAYYLPKDDAAFYQFCYIDSNDQVRGASTPFCFKTPGEQSTDCSLENDLLVIITQEKVEQREREKEELVMELGQLKEQNETLRSALKEQQQEIDHLKMSNEELYQADGNTENKRENARKHEELTQNTKLMDDSHRGQETLTTICEKYEQALIKIKQLKKEREELKGKVEVQSVEIAQLSPRLKESEQESHKLKDHIQLLQVDLQSSEKEKEKLQDLKTENKALRRSLSEQEQQPLQMVDIDWKEQYQALLGQLEEAQTQLHKELQASNNTRKRAEQAERELEELKECMESTAMTSDQTKQKSSKLEMQLSELNEIIEEKENMAEIAKVEKEELSRENQDLKRDIERLRKEFDDVQAAAVPMQHPNPYGSSTDPTANKEQQQQEALADSLHFGNPYETPGTATNLEEELSLECRHCHESFPGITQDELELHEHSHRACPFCTLICDGMEQALYEDHVYSHEV, encoded by the exons ATGGAGAGCTTCGAAACTGCAGCCAACATGGGATTGTCAACAAACTTTTCCCAGGTTGTGTTTCAGGAAATCCCAAACTCATATGTGTCAAATGTTGCCTTGACTTGCTGCTACACTCTGACAGCAGCCATCCAACCGAATCCCAGAGACTGGGTGGGGATATTCAAG GTGGGCTGGAGCACCACAAAGGATTATCACACATTTGTGTGGGTAGAACCATCATTGGATCTGATAGGACTGGAGCCAGTCAGAAAACAAGTGCTTTTTACTG CATACTACTTGCCGAAGGATGATGCAGCGTTCTATCAGTTCTGCTATATCGATAGCAATGACCAAGTGAGAGGAGCCAGCACCCCCTTCTGCTTTAAAACCCCAGGGGAACAAAGCACAGACTGCAGCCTTGAAAATGACCTCTTGGTTATCATAACTCAG GAAAAGGTAGAGCAgcgtgagagggagaaagaagagcTGGTCATGGAGTTGGGGcaactgaaagaacaaaatgagACTCTGAGAAGTGCTCTGAAAGAGCAACAGCAAGAGATTGATCACCTCAAG ATGTCAAATGAGGAACTATACCAGGCAGATGGTAACACGGAGAATAAGCGGGAGAATGCAAGAAAGCATGAAGAACTGACacagaacactaaactaatggaTGACTCACACAGAGGGCAGGAG ACTCTGACAACTATTTGTGAGAAATATGAACAAGCGTTGATCAAGATAAAACAGCTGAAGAAGGAGCGAGAGGAGTTGAAAGGAAAGGTTGAGGTCCAAAGTGTGGAAATTGCACA GCTGAGCCCAAGGCTCAAAGAATCTGAGCAGGAGTCCCACAAACTGAAGGATCATATTCAGCTTCTACAG GTGGATCTCCAGAGCagtgagaaagagaaggagaagctACAGGACCTGAAGACTGAGAACAAGGCATTACGTAGAAGCCTGTCAGAGCAGGAGCAGCAGCCACTGCAGATGGTGGACATTGATTGGAAG GAGCAATACCAAGCCCTTCTGGGCCAGCTGGAGGAGGCTCAGACACAGTTGCACAAGGAGTTGCAGGCTTCCAACAATACCCGCAAACGTGCAGAGCAAGCAGAAAGGGAACTGGAGGAGCTCAAGGAATGCATGGAGAGCACGGCCATGACGTCTGATCAGACAAAGCAGAAGAGCAGCAAACTAGAG ATGCAACTTTCAGAGTTAAACGAAATCATTGAGGAGAAAGAAAACATGGCAGAGATTGCTAAAGTAGAGAAAGAGGAGTTGTCCAGAGAGAATCAG GATCTCAAAAGAGATATTGAAAGACTTCGCAAGGAATTTGATGACGTCCAGGCTGCTGCAGTGCCCATGCAGCATCCCAACCCTTATGGCTCTTCAACTGACCCTACCGCCAataaggagcagcagcagcaagagGCACTGGCTGACTCTCTCCACTTTGGGAACCCATATGAAACCCCAG GCACGGCTACAAACCTGGAGGAAGAG TTGTCCTTGGAGTGTCGTCACTGCCATGAGTCCTTCCCTGGCATCACCCAGGACGAGCTGGAGCTGCACGAGCACAGCCACAGAGCGTGCCCCTTCTGCACCCTCATCTGTGACGGAATGGAGCAGGCTTTATATGAAGACCACGTCTACAGCCACGAGGTGTAG
- the calcoco2 gene encoding calcium-binding and coiled-coil domain-containing protein 2 isoform X3: MVYASCTCELRMESFETAANMGLSTNFSQVVFQEIPNSYVSNVALTCCYTLTAAIQPNPRDWVGIFKVGWSTTKDYHTFVWVEPSLDLIGLEPVRKQVLFTAYYLPKDDAAFYQFCYIDSNDQVRGASTPFCFKTPGEQSTDCSLENDLLVIITQEKVEQREREKEELVMELGQLKEQNETLRSALKEQQQEIDHLKMSNEELYQADGNTENKRENARKHEELTQNTKLMDDSHRGQETLTTICEKYEQALIKIKQLKKEREELKGKVEVQSVEIAQLSPRLKESEQESHKLKDHIQLLQVDLQSSEKEKEKLQDLKTENKALRRSLSEQEQQPLQMVDIDWKEQYQALLGQLEEAQTQLHKELQASNNTRKRAEQAERELEELKECMESTAMTSDQTKQKSSKLEMQLSELNEIIEEKENMAEIAKVEKEELSRENQDLKRDIERLRKEFDDVQAAAVPMQHPNPYGSSTDPTANKEQQQQEALADSLHFGNPYETPGTATNLEEELSLECRHCHESFPGITQDELELHEHSHRACPFCTLICDGMEQALYEDHVYSHEV, from the exons ATGGTTTACGCAAGTTGCACCTGCG AACTCAGAATGGAGAGCTTCGAAACTGCAGCCAACATGGGATTGTCAACAAACTTTTCCCAGGTTGTGTTTCAGGAAATCCCAAACTCATATGTGTCAAATGTTGCCTTGACTTGCTGCTACACTCTGACAGCAGCCATCCAACCGAATCCCAGAGACTGGGTGGGGATATTCAAG GTGGGCTGGAGCACCACAAAGGATTATCACACATTTGTGTGGGTAGAACCATCATTGGATCTGATAGGACTGGAGCCAGTCAGAAAACAAGTGCTTTTTACTG CATACTACTTGCCGAAGGATGATGCAGCGTTCTATCAGTTCTGCTATATCGATAGCAATGACCAAGTGAGAGGAGCCAGCACCCCCTTCTGCTTTAAAACCCCAGGGGAACAAAGCACAGACTGCAGCCTTGAAAATGACCTCTTGGTTATCATAACTCAG GAAAAGGTAGAGCAgcgtgagagggagaaagaagagcTGGTCATGGAGTTGGGGcaactgaaagaacaaaatgagACTCTGAGAAGTGCTCTGAAAGAGCAACAGCAAGAGATTGATCACCTCAAG ATGTCAAATGAGGAACTATACCAGGCAGATGGTAACACGGAGAATAAGCGGGAGAATGCAAGAAAGCATGAAGAACTGACacagaacactaaactaatggaTGACTCACACAGAGGGCAGGAG ACTCTGACAACTATTTGTGAGAAATATGAACAAGCGTTGATCAAGATAAAACAGCTGAAGAAGGAGCGAGAGGAGTTGAAAGGAAAGGTTGAGGTCCAAAGTGTGGAAATTGCACA GCTGAGCCCAAGGCTCAAAGAATCTGAGCAGGAGTCCCACAAACTGAAGGATCATATTCAGCTTCTACAG GTGGATCTCCAGAGCagtgagaaagagaaggagaagctACAGGACCTGAAGACTGAGAACAAGGCATTACGTAGAAGCCTGTCAGAGCAGGAGCAGCAGCCACTGCAGATGGTGGACATTGATTGGAAG GAGCAATACCAAGCCCTTCTGGGCCAGCTGGAGGAGGCTCAGACACAGTTGCACAAGGAGTTGCAGGCTTCCAACAATACCCGCAAACGTGCAGAGCAAGCAGAAAGGGAACTGGAGGAGCTCAAGGAATGCATGGAGAGCACGGCCATGACGTCTGATCAGACAAAGCAGAAGAGCAGCAAACTAGAG ATGCAACTTTCAGAGTTAAACGAAATCATTGAGGAGAAAGAAAACATGGCAGAGATTGCTAAAGTAGAGAAAGAGGAGTTGTCCAGAGAGAATCAG GATCTCAAAAGAGATATTGAAAGACTTCGCAAGGAATTTGATGACGTCCAGGCTGCTGCAGTGCCCATGCAGCATCCCAACCCTTATGGCTCTTCAACTGACCCTACCGCCAataaggagcagcagcagcaagagGCACTGGCTGACTCTCTCCACTTTGGGAACCCATATGAAACCCCAG GCACGGCTACAAACCTGGAGGAAGAG TTGTCCTTGGAGTGTCGTCACTGCCATGAGTCCTTCCCTGGCATCACCCAGGACGAGCTGGAGCTGCACGAGCACAGCCACAGAGCGTGCCCCTTCTGCACCCTCATCTGTGACGGAATGGAGCAGGCTTTATATGAAGACCACGTCTACAGCCACGAGGTGTAG